Proteins from a single region of Chloroflexota bacterium:
- a CDS encoding ABC transporter ATP-binding protein produces MTQVAPSTALRADDLSFRVEAQSLLERVNVSADQGQLVGVIGPNGAGKSTLLRAMAGVLRPCEGGVWLEGADLASLSAKEAAAKLALVPQLAPYTHGFTVRELVLMGRYPHLGRFQIEGPADDDIAREAMRLTETEEFESRSLDTLSGGERQRVFVSRALAQQPRVLLLDEPTANLDVLHKLRVLDLVRRLVDEGLTAVAAIHDLSMAARYCDRLILLASGRVLAEGTPEEVLVPEIIESAFGVESAVYRDPVTGSLAISVIGPSESNGAPTPAAGANGQSDREDAPADAVAPSATAGRA; encoded by the coding sequence ATGACGCAAGTGGCACCATCCACGGCGCTCCGCGCCGACGATCTGAGCTTCCGAGTCGAAGCCCAATCGCTCTTGGAGCGGGTGAACGTGAGTGCGGATCAGGGTCAGCTGGTTGGCGTCATCGGACCGAACGGCGCAGGGAAGTCCACGCTTCTCCGCGCTATGGCGGGTGTCCTTCGTCCGTGCGAAGGCGGAGTTTGGCTCGAGGGCGCGGACCTGGCGTCACTCTCGGCCAAGGAGGCTGCGGCCAAGCTGGCGCTTGTGCCGCAGCTCGCCCCCTACACCCATGGCTTCACGGTGCGCGAGCTCGTGCTCATGGGGCGTTACCCCCATCTGGGGCGGTTTCAGATCGAGGGTCCGGCCGACGACGACATTGCTCGAGAGGCCATGCGCTTGACCGAGACCGAGGAATTCGAGTCACGGTCGCTGGACACGCTGTCCGGCGGCGAGCGCCAGCGCGTCTTCGTTTCGCGAGCCCTGGCGCAGCAGCCCCGCGTGCTCTTACTGGACGAGCCGACCGCGAACCTGGACGTATTGCATAAGCTGCGCGTGCTGGATCTGGTCCGTCGACTCGTGGATGAGGGGCTGACGGCAGTGGCCGCCATCCACGACCTCAGCATGGCGGCGCGATACTGCGATCGCTTGATCCTGCTCGCTTCCGGCCGGGTGCTTGCCGAAGGAACCCCGGAGGAGGTGCTGGTGCCGGAGATCATCGAATCCGCGTTCGGCGTTGAGTCGGCCGTCTACCGCGATCCCGTCACGGGATCGCTGGCGATCAGCGTGATCGGTCCATCCGAAAGCAACGGAGCTCCGACCCCAGCCGCCGGCGCCAACGGCCAGAGCGACCGTGAAGACGCTCCGGCCGACGCCGTCGCACCGAGCGCGACTGCAGGCCGAGCATGA
- the cobO gene encoding cob(I)yrinic acid a,c-diamide adenosyltransferase, whose translation MSGRDPHTPPAEVAKTRRKRHGLVIVNTGEGKGKTTAALGVIFRAWGRDFKIRMFQFIKHTGATFGEHRAAMRLEIPIEALGDGFTWLSKDMDRTQALAVEQWGRCKEAILEGEEDILVLDEFTYTMHYGWVPVADVVDTLKQRPARMHVIITGRYAPQELIDCADLVTEMRMIKHPYREQGIRAQQGIEF comes from the coding sequence ATGAGCGGCCGCGATCCACACACGCCGCCCGCCGAGGTTGCCAAGACCCGTCGCAAGCGCCACGGGCTGGTGATCGTCAACACCGGCGAAGGCAAGGGCAAGACCACGGCGGCCCTAGGGGTGATCTTTCGCGCCTGGGGACGGGATTTCAAAATCCGCATGTTCCAGTTCATCAAGCACACCGGCGCCACGTTTGGCGAACACCGCGCGGCCATGCGGCTCGAAATCCCCATCGAGGCGCTTGGCGACGGGTTCACCTGGCTCTCCAAGGACATGGATCGCACCCAGGCCCTGGCCGTGGAGCAGTGGGGGCGTTGCAAGGAAGCCATCCTGGAGGGTGAGGAAGACATCCTCGTGCTTGACGAGTTCACCTACACCATGCACTACGGATGGGTGCCGGTGGCCGACGTCGTGGACACCCTCAAGCAGCGACCGGCGCGCATGCACGTCATCATCACGGGGCGCTATGCGCCGCAGGAGCTGATCGATTGCGCCGACCTCGTGACCGAAATGCGGATGATCAAGCACCCGTACCGCGAGCAGGGCATCCGCGCCCAGCAGGGGATTGAGTTCTAG
- a CDS encoding ABC transporter substrate-binding protein — translation MALSPEVARAFESVRGIVDPTNFSWPREVEGLNGVVSIPFKPLRIITASVGHDEMTLALVPLDRLVAVGSASQNATYSNVAHLLQDKTQISRDPETIIAEAPDIVVTSPFFSADGVEALSKAGVLVIQTELKHDPEARINNILLMGYIFGEEERAVQFATEVRDRYEALIAVTGAVEARPRVLTLTQYSDKLWVAGADSTEGGVIEAAGGLNAAADAGVEGNQTTSLEGVIAMNPEIIVIAQPKEFGAEEFRQSLFDNEALAELPAIKNQAVHIVEGKHFTTLSYWNIRGAEDLARLLWPEDFADFESPPFSLAE, via the coding sequence ATGGCGCTGTCGCCGGAGGTTGCGCGGGCGTTTGAGAGCGTTCGCGGCATCGTCGACCCCACCAACTTCAGCTGGCCCCGCGAAGTCGAGGGGCTGAACGGCGTGGTCAGCATCCCGTTCAAGCCGCTGCGCATCATCACGGCCTCGGTTGGGCACGATGAAATGACCCTGGCCCTTGTCCCGCTGGATCGGCTCGTGGCGGTCGGCAGCGCCTCTCAGAACGCCACCTACTCAAACGTCGCCCATTTGCTCCAGGACAAGACCCAGATCTCCCGCGACCCGGAGACGATCATTGCCGAGGCGCCGGACATCGTCGTCACCAGCCCATTCTTCTCGGCCGACGGCGTCGAAGCCCTCTCGAAGGCCGGCGTGCTGGTGATCCAGACTGAGCTGAAGCATGACCCGGAGGCCCGCATCAACAACATCCTCTTGATGGGCTATATCTTCGGGGAAGAAGAACGAGCGGTTCAGTTCGCGACCGAGGTGCGCGACCGGTATGAGGCCCTCATTGCCGTGACCGGCGCCGTCGAAGCCCGCCCGCGCGTGCTTACGCTCACCCAGTACTCCGACAAGCTGTGGGTGGCTGGTGCGGACTCGACCGAAGGCGGCGTCATCGAAGCGGCGGGCGGATTGAACGCGGCGGCCGACGCCGGGGTCGAAGGCAATCAGACCACCAGCCTCGAAGGCGTGATTGCCATGAATCCTGAGATCATCGTGATCGCCCAGCCCAAAGAGTTCGGAGCGGAGGAATTCAGGCAGAGCCTCTTTGACAATGAGGCGCTGGCCGAGCTTCCGGCAATCAAGAACCAGGCTGTTCACATCGTCGAGGGCAAGCACTTCACGACGCTTTCGTACTGGAACATCCGGGGCGCCGAGGACCTGGCGCGGCTCCTGTGGCCCGAGGACTTCGCCGATTTCGAGAGCCCACCGTTTAGTCTGGCGGAATAG
- a CDS encoding adenosylcobinamide-GDP ribazoletransferase encodes MRNLRLAIGFLTVLPFAPRHAGPMGPARAYFPLVGLGLGGILAGLDLAARQVLPLPAVGALLVAALLALTRAIHTEGFLDTCDGVLGGRDREARLEILRDSRVGAFAVVGGASLLLLKWTLVTGISDAERTSLLVLFPCLSRWGIVATMGVFPYVRSQGLGTAFQAGASWRQLVMALATAALAGWLLLGIAGILLLGIATGVALGLGWWFRRLLGGMTGDTYGATNEVGEVAVLLLGLSVAPALVDAPFW; translated from the coding sequence GTGAGAAACCTGCGGCTCGCCATTGGATTCTTGACGGTGCTGCCGTTCGCGCCGAGGCATGCGGGACCCATGGGGCCGGCGCGCGCCTATTTCCCGCTCGTCGGCCTCGGGCTCGGCGGGATCCTGGCAGGCTTGGACCTCGCCGCGCGCCAAGTCTTGCCCTTACCGGCGGTGGGCGCGCTGCTGGTCGCGGCCCTGCTGGCTCTGACGCGTGCCATCCATACCGAAGGATTCTTGGATACCTGCGACGGAGTGCTCGGCGGACGCGACCGCGAGGCGCGGTTGGAGATTCTGCGCGACTCCCGCGTCGGCGCGTTCGCCGTCGTTGGCGGTGCGAGCCTGTTGCTGCTGAAATGGACCCTGGTGACGGGAATCTCCGACGCGGAACGCACCAGCCTCCTGGTCCTCTTCCCCTGCCTGTCGCGCTGGGGCATCGTGGCCACCATGGGTGTGTTTCCCTATGTCCGATCCCAGGGCCTCGGTACGGCGTTCCAGGCCGGCGCCAGCTGGCGTCAGCTCGTGATGGCCCTCGCCACGGCCGCGCTGGCCGGTTGGCTGCTCCTGGGCATTGCGGGGATTCTTCTGCTGGGGATCGCTACGGGAGTCGCGCTGGGACTCGGCTGGTGGTTTCGGCGCCTGCTCGGCGGCATGACCGGGGACACCTACGGCGCCACCAATGAGGTCGGGGAAGTGGCGGTCCTGCTGCTGGGCCTCAGCGTGGCGCCGGCGCTGGTCGACGCCCCGTTCTGGTAA
- a CDS encoding histidinol-phosphate transaminase, with protein sequence MSTVHGGFDTAELRAANLTRDQVLDFSSNINPLGPSPRVRQAAAEADLSAYPDRECLILREALAVRLGVGVDQLLVGNGSTELIHLLAHAHVPPWSTCLVFAPTFGEYEAAADATGAHMEFVVSAAADGFRWSIDAAVETIAATRPALVFLCNPNNPTGVYLDRESVERLCAAVGPDGLLALDTSYVPLADAGWDALPLLQRGNVALLHSMTKDHAVAGVRLGYMAAPPPVVEASRHLQPSWSVNAVAQAVGLAALADAAHVAAAREVIAESKAQLQAQLAALGVPAVPSAANFMLVRVGDAAGVRRALLRRRILVRDCTSFGLPDFIRIAVRRPEECARLVAALRDVLAHG encoded by the coding sequence ATGTCCACGGTGCACGGGGGATTCGACACCGCCGAATTGCGTGCCGCGAACCTGACGCGTGACCAGGTGTTGGACTTCAGCTCCAATATCAATCCGCTGGGACCGTCGCCGCGAGTGCGGCAGGCCGCGGCCGAGGCGGACCTCTCGGCCTATCCCGATCGTGAGTGCCTGATTCTGCGTGAGGCGCTGGCCGTCAGACTTGGCGTCGGCGTCGATCAGCTGTTGGTTGGCAACGGATCGACGGAGCTGATCCACTTGCTGGCTCACGCCCATGTGCCGCCTTGGTCCACCTGCCTGGTGTTCGCGCCGACATTCGGAGAGTACGAAGCGGCGGCGGATGCTACCGGCGCGCACATGGAGTTTGTGGTGTCCGCCGCGGCGGATGGATTTCGGTGGTCCATCGACGCGGCGGTGGAGACTATCGCGGCAACGCGTCCGGCGCTGGTGTTTCTGTGCAACCCGAACAATCCCACCGGCGTCTACCTGGATCGTGAATCCGTGGAGCGGCTGTGCGCGGCCGTGGGCCCGGACGGGCTGCTGGCGCTGGACACGTCATACGTGCCGCTGGCCGACGCCGGATGGGACGCGCTGCCGCTGCTGCAACGCGGCAATGTGGCGTTGCTGCACTCAATGACCAAGGACCATGCGGTGGCCGGCGTGCGGCTGGGCTACATGGCGGCGCCGCCGCCGGTGGTTGAAGCCAGCCGTCATCTCCAGCCGTCGTGGAGCGTGAATGCCGTGGCGCAGGCAGTGGGCCTTGCCGCGCTCGCGGACGCGGCACACGTGGCCGCCGCGCGGGAGGTCATCGCGGAATCCAAGGCCCAGCTTCAGGCACAGCTTGCCGCCCTGGGCGTGCCGGCGGTTCCCTCGGCCGCCAACTTCATGCTGGTGCGGGTGGGCGATGCCGCCGGTGTGCGCCGTGCGTTGCTGCGTCGGCGAATCCTGGTGAGGGACTGCACGTCGTTTGGCCTGCCCGACTTCATTCGCATTGCCGTGCGCCGGCCCGAGGAGTGCGCCCGGCTCGTGGCGGCGCTGCGGGACGTGCTGGCGCATGGGTAG
- a CDS encoding cobyric acid synthase: MGSRRAKVLMVQGTSSHAGKSVVATALCRIFAQDGFQVAPFKAQNMSLNSYATPDGGEIGRSQAVQAAAALAAPSVDMNPILLKPEGDRRSQVVLLGRPQAAASAREYQQLKPEMWSTVTAALDRLRAEFDVVVIEGAGSPAEINLKQHDIVNMRVALHAQAPVLLVGDIDRGGIFAQLVGTMELLEPEERALVGGHVINKFRGDPSLLDSGLEFLRERTGAPVVGVVPYFTDIHIPEEDSVGLVADPTIDDKAAIDVAVMRLPRIANFDDFDPLRHEPGVRVRLVARASEFGDPDLVVIPGSKTTVADLGWLRERGLADRITKARRRGMPVIGICAGYQMLGERLLDPDSVESRAAETPGLGLLPATTRFHSDKATYQVKARVAGSQGLLSRCRGAQVVAYEIHMGVTTATDCSSPFLVEEQSGQRIDFSDGAMDAEGLTLGTYLHGLFHNRDVRRSILACAGARRGLSLPTDHDDIEPNAEYDKLASLVREHLDMGLIYGLTGLER, translated from the coding sequence ATGGGTAGCCGCCGCGCCAAAGTGCTGATGGTCCAGGGCACGTCGTCGCATGCGGGCAAGTCGGTCGTGGCGACGGCCTTGTGCCGCATCTTCGCCCAGGACGGATTTCAGGTTGCGCCCTTCAAGGCGCAAAACATGTCCCTGAATTCCTACGCCACGCCCGACGGCGGCGAGATTGGCCGGTCCCAGGCGGTGCAGGCCGCGGCGGCGCTGGCGGCCCCGAGCGTGGACATGAACCCCATCCTGCTCAAGCCCGAGGGCGACCGCCGCTCCCAGGTGGTGCTGCTGGGCCGGCCGCAGGCCGCCGCCTCGGCGCGCGAGTACCAGCAACTCAAGCCCGAGATGTGGTCGACGGTAACGGCGGCGCTCGATCGGTTGCGAGCAGAGTTTGACGTTGTGGTGATCGAGGGCGCCGGGAGCCCCGCGGAGATCAACCTCAAGCAGCACGACATCGTCAACATGCGGGTCGCGCTCCACGCCCAGGCGCCGGTGCTGCTGGTGGGCGACATTGATCGCGGCGGGATCTTCGCCCAGCTCGTCGGGACGATGGAGCTTCTGGAGCCGGAGGAGCGGGCGCTCGTCGGCGGGCACGTGATCAATAAGTTTCGCGGCGATCCCTCGCTGCTGGACTCGGGCCTGGAGTTCCTGCGCGAACGCACCGGCGCACCGGTGGTGGGCGTGGTGCCGTATTTCACGGACATCCACATTCCGGAGGAAGATTCGGTCGGTCTGGTGGCAGACCCAACGATCGACGACAAGGCGGCAATCGACGTTGCCGTGATGCGGCTGCCGCGAATCGCCAACTTCGACGACTTCGATCCGCTGCGGCACGAGCCCGGGGTGCGGGTGCGACTCGTGGCACGGGCGTCTGAGTTTGGCGATCCGGACCTGGTGGTCATCCCCGGGAGCAAGACCACGGTGGCCGATCTTGGCTGGTTGCGTGAGCGGGGCCTGGCCGACCGCATCACGAAGGCGCGTCGCCGTGGGATGCCGGTGATCGGCATCTGCGCGGGCTACCAGATGCTTGGCGAGCGGCTGTTGGATCCGGACTCGGTTGAATCGCGGGCAGCAGAGACGCCGGGCCTGGGGCTCCTGCCGGCCACTACTAGATTTCATTCGGACAAGGCGACGTATCAGGTCAAGGCGCGGGTCGCCGGGAGCCAGGGTCTACTGAGCCGGTGCAGGGGCGCGCAGGTCGTCGCCTACGAAATCCACATGGGGGTGACCACGGCCACAGACTGTTCCAGTCCCTTTTTGGTGGAGGAGCAGTCTGGACAACGCATCGACTTCTCGGACGGGGCAATGGATGCCGAAGGCCTGACGCTGGGCACCTATCTGCACGGCCTCTTTCACAATCGGGACGTGCGCCGCTCGATTCTGGCCTGCGCCGGCGCGCGGCGCGGGCTCAGCCTGCCGACCGACCATGACGACATCGAGCCGAACGCCGAGTACGACAAGCTGGCGTCGCTGGTGCGTGAGCACCTCGACATGGGATTGATCTATGGCCTGACAGGTCTCGAGCGGTGA
- a CDS encoding GHMP kinase, with the protein MTSSLCADPAEGVVARGVAWAPGTCGELAQGELDGTTVMVTCPIDMGSTATVEVSDGAGCVDGPANAPKARRAVALALEFLGHRDLDARLSLERSLPRAKGMASSTADVAATIGATAAALGAAVSPRQQADLALYVEPSDGVMLPGIALFDHRGGRVARSLGDPPPMRVLALEFADEVDTEAFNAVDRRAELRSHASRFRDALNLITAGLADGDAKLVGEGATLSSLANQAVLPKPQLATVLELAQAAGAVGVNVAHSGTVLGLLFADDADRIGWAAHHARTRLPGLVAVHDRRVVGGGVVAGGSGAARR; encoded by the coding sequence GTGACTTCATCGCTCTGCGCTGATCCGGCCGAAGGCGTCGTCGCGCGCGGCGTGGCTTGGGCGCCGGGCACCTGCGGCGAGCTAGCCCAGGGCGAGTTGGACGGCACGACCGTGATGGTGACCTGTCCCATCGACATGGGCTCGACGGCGACGGTTGAGGTATCGGACGGCGCCGGATGTGTCGACGGTCCCGCCAACGCTCCCAAGGCCCGCCGGGCCGTGGCGCTCGCGCTGGAGTTTCTCGGGCATCGAGACCTGGACGCTCGCCTGAGCTTGGAGAGGTCGCTGCCGCGAGCCAAGGGCATGGCCAGCAGCACGGCCGACGTGGCGGCGACCATCGGTGCGACGGCGGCGGCCTTGGGCGCGGCGGTGTCGCCGCGGCAACAGGCCGACCTGGCGCTGTACGTGGAGCCAAGCGACGGCGTGATGCTGCCCGGCATCGCGCTCTTCGATCACCGCGGCGGTCGTGTGGCCCGGTCGCTGGGAGACCCGCCTCCGATGCGCGTCCTCGCGCTGGAGTTTGCCGACGAGGTCGATACCGAGGCCTTCAACGCGGTGGACCGACGCGCCGAGCTTCGATCCCACGCCTCGCGGTTTCGCGACGCCCTGAACCTCATCACAGCCGGATTGGCCGACGGAGACGCAAAGCTCGTCGGCGAGGGCGCGACGCTGAGCAGCCTGGCGAACCAGGCGGTGCTCCCCAAGCCGCAGCTCGCGACGGTGCTCGAGCTGGCACAGGCCGCCGGAGCCGTCGGCGTCAACGTCGCGCACAGCGGCACCGTGCTGGGGCTGCTCTTCGCGGACGACGCCGACCGCATCGGCTGGGCCGCGCACCACGCGCGGACTCGCCTGCCGGGCCTCGTCGCGGTGCATGACCGCCGAGTCGTCGGCGGGGGTGTGGTTGCTGGCGGCAGCGGCGCCGCGCGTCGCTAG
- the cobT gene encoding nicotinate-nucleotide--dimethylbenzimidazole phosphoribosyltransferase, which produces MTLGGVVGNVRPADRRARRAARQRQQRLTKPPGSLGRLEDLSVQLAGIFGTDRPTVGNTTLIVAAADHGVVAQGVTGYPQAVTAQMVLNFLAGGAAINVMARSRGVDLVIVDAGVAVPLPEHPDLRVVAPGRGTGDITQGPAMPRDQAEACIRAGVDLAMAAAERGAAIIGTGDMGIGNTTSASAITAAVTGASPERTTGRGTGRTDPELAHKTACVERALDVNQPDPADGLDVLTKVGGFEIGVLAGVALGGALARRAVVLDGFVSGAAALIAHSLCPTVGDYLIAGHVSAERGHRIALEHMKLQPLLDLGMRLGEGTGALLAAGLVEVAAACLSDMATFDEAGVSDREPAN; this is translated from the coding sequence GTGACGCTCGGCGGCGTCGTCGGCAACGTCCGTCCCGCTGACCGTCGGGCGCGGCGGGCAGCACGACAGCGCCAGCAGCGACTCACCAAGCCCCCGGGCAGCCTGGGACGGCTGGAGGACCTGTCGGTCCAACTGGCGGGCATCTTCGGAACCGACCGGCCAACCGTGGGGAATACGACGCTCATCGTGGCGGCTGCCGATCACGGGGTGGTGGCGCAGGGCGTCACCGGCTATCCCCAGGCGGTGACCGCCCAGATGGTGCTGAACTTCCTGGCCGGCGGCGCGGCCATCAATGTCATGGCGCGGTCCCGCGGTGTGGACCTCGTCATCGTCGACGCCGGCGTGGCCGTTCCGCTGCCTGAGCATCCGGACCTCCGCGTCGTCGCGCCGGGGCGGGGCACTGGCGACATCACCCAAGGGCCTGCCATGCCCCGCGACCAGGCGGAAGCCTGCATTCGGGCCGGCGTCGATCTGGCCATGGCGGCCGCTGAGCGCGGGGCGGCCATCATTGGCACGGGAGACATGGGCATCGGCAACACCACATCCGCCAGCGCCATCACCGCCGCCGTCACCGGTGCGTCTCCCGAGCGAACGACGGGGCGCGGCACGGGACGCACCGACCCCGAGCTGGCGCACAAGACTGCCTGTGTCGAGCGCGCCCTGGACGTGAATCAACCGGACCCTGCCGACGGATTGGACGTGCTCACCAAGGTCGGCGGCTTCGAGATCGGCGTGCTGGCCGGCGTGGCGCTTGGCGGGGCGCTGGCACGGCGAGCAGTGGTGCTGGACGGATTTGTGTCGGGCGCCGCGGCCCTCATCGCCCACAGCCTCTGCCCCACCGTCGGCGACTACCTCATCGCCGGCCACGTCTCGGCTGAGCGCGGCCACCGCATCGCCCTCGAGCACATGAAGCTCCAGCCGCTGCTCGATCTCGGCATGCGGCTCGGCGAGGGCACGGGCGCGCTGCTGGCGGCGGGATTGGTCGAGGTCGCCGCCGCCTGCCTGAGCGACATGGCCACCTTCGACGAGGCCGGCGTGTCCGACCGCGAGCCGGCGAACTGA
- a CDS encoding iron chelate uptake ABC transporter family permease subunit: protein MLGAARPTSLRNYRQAGISIRLVVGGAVLAALALAAALVSLSLGPVDIPVDHVASIVLSFVGIELADVGRTEHLVIEQIRLPRILVGAVVGMALAVAGATMQGLFRNPMADPGIIGVSAGGALGAVIAIATGATGLFFLALPAFAFVGALAATFLVYGIAAVGGHFSMATLLLAGIAVNAFLGAIVSTIIIVLPDNEALREILFWLAGGLDSRAWEHAQISAPLILVATAVILLAARDLNLLMLGDDEARAMGVRVGLTRAMLLAASALATGAAVAVSGTIAFVGLVTPHILRLVLGPDHRVLIPLSAIAGAVFVIVADTVARTIVQPAEFRVGVLTAFVGAPFFVLLLIRNKRQAQAL from the coding sequence TTGCTCGGGGCCGCGCGACCGACGTCGCTGCGCAACTATCGCCAGGCTGGCATCTCAATCCGCCTCGTCGTTGGCGGCGCCGTGCTCGCGGCGCTCGCGCTTGCGGCGGCCCTGGTTTCGCTCAGCCTGGGGCCGGTCGACATTCCGGTCGACCACGTGGCGTCAATCGTGCTCTCGTTTGTCGGGATCGAGCTCGCCGACGTCGGCCGCACTGAGCACCTCGTCATCGAGCAAATCCGGCTGCCGCGAATCCTGGTGGGCGCCGTGGTCGGCATGGCGCTGGCGGTTGCAGGCGCCACCATGCAGGGACTGTTTCGCAACCCGATGGCCGACCCCGGGATCATCGGGGTTTCCGCGGGCGGCGCACTCGGCGCGGTGATTGCGATTGCCACCGGCGCGACGGGCTTGTTCTTCTTGGCCCTGCCGGCCTTCGCCTTCGTTGGCGCTCTTGCCGCCACGTTTCTCGTCTACGGCATTGCAGCCGTCGGCGGCCATTTCTCCATGGCCACTCTGTTGCTGGCCGGCATCGCCGTGAATGCGTTTCTCGGCGCGATCGTCTCCACGATCATCATCGTCCTGCCCGACAACGAAGCGCTGCGGGAAATCCTGTTCTGGCTCGCGGGCGGCCTCGACTCGCGCGCCTGGGAACACGCGCAGATCTCGGCGCCGCTGATTCTGGTCGCCACAGCCGTCATCCTCCTGGCCGCTCGCGACCTCAATCTGCTGATGCTGGGCGACGACGAGGCGCGCGCCATGGGGGTTCGAGTCGGCCTGACGCGCGCCATGCTGCTCGCCGCCTCGGCGCTGGCAACCGGTGCGGCCGTGGCCGTCAGCGGGACTATCGCTTTCGTGGGCCTGGTGACGCCCCACATTCTGCGGCTGGTGCTGGGCCCCGATCACCGGGTGCTGATTCCGCTCAGCGCTATTGCCGGCGCGGTCTTCGTGATCGTTGCCGACACCGTCGCTCGGACCATCGTCCAGCCCGCGGAATTTCGGGTCGGCGTGCTCACGGCATTCGTCGGCGCGCCGTTCTTCGTCCTTCTGCTGATTCGAAACAAACGTCAGGCGCAGGCGCTGTGA
- the cobU gene encoding bifunctional adenosylcobinamide kinase/adenosylcobinamide-phosphate guanylyltransferase, with protein sequence MSKRLTLVLGGVRAGKSRHAQTLAQTGQRVLVVATAEAGDAEMAARIQAHRAERPEHWDTLEEPLDPAAALVPRLPDYDTVLLDCLTLWVSNLLLRPADESQARPDISGEADRLLKLYEDGDASWIVVSNEVGLGVIPANELARAFADELGRVNQIVAAAADDVIVMYAGVPVNISTLASARMPGEGTGGR encoded by the coding sequence ATGAGCAAGCGGCTGACCCTGGTGCTGGGCGGCGTGCGCGCCGGCAAGAGCCGCCATGCACAGACGCTGGCGCAGACCGGGCAACGCGTGCTGGTCGTGGCCACGGCGGAGGCCGGCGACGCGGAAATGGCCGCCCGCATCCAGGCCCATCGGGCGGAGCGACCCGAACACTGGGACACGCTCGAAGAGCCGCTCGACCCGGCAGCGGCCCTGGTTCCGCGCCTGCCCGACTACGACACCGTGCTGCTCGACTGCCTCACCCTCTGGGTCAGCAATCTGCTGCTCAGGCCCGCCGACGAGAGCCAGGCCCGCCCGGACATCTCGGGCGAAGCCGACCGTCTGCTCAAGCTCTACGAAGACGGCGACGCCTCCTGGATCGTCGTCAGCAACGAAGTAGGCCTCGGCGTCATCCCGGCGAATGAGCTGGCACGCGCCTTCGCCGACGAGCTGGGGCGCGTCAACCAGATCGTCGCCGCCGCGGCGGACGACGTGATCGTGATGTACGCCGGGGTGCCGGTGAACATCAGCACCCTTGCCTCGGCCCGAATGCCCGGAGAAGGAACGGGCGGGCGGTAA
- a CDS encoding histidine phosphatase family protein: MGHWYLVRHGETDWNRTERIQGQVDVSLNATGRRQVSHLAKRLTDLPFDAIYSSDLARTHETAQIIAADRDIAIATDPDLREFSFGEWEGLTAEEIEARRPGALSERISAGNEAFAAPGGENTWQVLDRVRRFCTRAAERHDPSEDILIVAHGGSIRALAVALLDLAVTDFWRFRIHCASLAIIRNHSDGRTLVRWNDISHLPAEDRDTPI, encoded by the coding sequence ATGGGTCACTGGTATCTCGTGCGTCACGGCGAAACCGACTGGAACCGCACCGAGCGGATTCAAGGCCAGGTGGACGTGTCCCTGAATGCCACCGGCAGGCGCCAGGTGAGCCACTTGGCAAAGCGGCTGACAGACCTCCCCTTCGATGCGATCTACAGCAGCGATCTCGCGCGGACCCACGAGACCGCCCAAATCATCGCGGCGGACCGTGACATCGCGATCGCCACCGATCCGGACCTCCGCGAGTTTTCCTTTGGCGAGTGGGAGGGCCTGACGGCGGAGGAGATCGAGGCCCGGCGTCCAGGCGCGCTGTCCGAGCGGATCAGCGCGGGCAACGAGGCATTTGCCGCCCCGGGCGGCGAGAACACCTGGCAGGTGCTGGACCGGGTGCGACGATTCTGCACCCGTGCCGCCGAGCGCCATGATCCGTCGGAGGACATCCTGATCGTCGCCCACGGCGGATCGATTCGCGCCCTAGCCGTCGCCTTGCTGGACCTGGCGGTCACCGACTTCTGGCGCTTTCGGATCCACTGCGCCAGCCTGGCCATCATCCGGAATCACTCGGACGGACGCACGCTCGTTCGGTGGAACGACATCAGCCACTTGCCCGCCGAGGACCGTGATACTCCAATATGA